The sequence GTGGTTTGTTCCAAAGAAACCATGCGTTTGCTAGGCTTGCCGACCGATCCCATGAATCCATTTACGGCCTTAACCACTGCGCTTGAACATCCGCCTTATCAAGCAACCAGTCAAGCACCAAGTATCCCGCAAACCATCACTTTAGCTGATGTTCAAGCCCTTGCCAGCATCTATGCAGGCATTCAGCGTTTGCTGCCCCAACGCATGAGCGAAGAACAACTGCTCAGCAATGCCGCCAGCAGAACCGGTGAAATTCGGCTGGTCACAATTGTTTTTGCCCATATTGCTCCCTTCAGCACGATTGTCGAATTGTGCAATGATGCCAGCGCAACCCAATTGCTCAACCACTACTACCAACGCATGCAGCAAATCGTCAATCACTATGGCGGGGTGGTCAATAAGCTCGATATGGCTGCCGATGGCGATAAATTGCTGGCGATCTTTGGCGCACCGATTGCCAACGAAAACGATACTGAGTTGGCAGTGCGCACTGGCCTTGATATGCAATCGGCCATGAACGAAATTAATGCCTTGATTCAACAGCACGACCCACGCTTACCCTTGCTTGACCAACAAATTGGGATCAATCAAGGCCATGTGTTTGCGGGAATTGTTGGCAGCGAAACCCGCCGCGAATATACCGTGATGGGCGATCCAGTCAATACTGCTGTGCGCTTGATGAGCGTTTGTCGCTATGGCGAAGTGTTGGCCAGCCCCACGATCAAACGGCTTACCAGCCATGCCTTTGCCTACGAAACCCTGCCAGCCTTGCCACTCAAAGGCAAAAGCCAACCAATCGAGCCAGCTCGGGTCGATCGAGCTTACAATGTGCGACGCGAAACTATGCGAGCCGATTTGGTTGGGCGGGTGCAAGAACTGGAACAATTAGCCACAATCAGCATTCAAGCGCTGCAAGGCCAAGGCCAAATTATCAATATCTTCGGTGAGGCAGGCATTGGCAAATCACGTTTGCTCGAAGAATTGCTCAGCCGTTTGTCGTTGGCTTCGTTCGACCCAAGCTTGAACGTGCCCGAATTTATGCCGATCACGATTGAATGCCAGTTGTATGAGCAAACGACTCCATTTGCTTCGGCCAGCGAAGTTTTGCGCCAGGTATTGCGCTTGAGCAGCAGCCTGAATGGCGAACGCTTGGTGCAAGTCATCAGCCAACGAGTCAATCGGCTTGTGCCCGAGTTAGAGCGCTTTTTGCCCTTGCTCAGCGATATTTTGCATGTGAGCTTGGCCGAAAACGAACTAACCCAAGCCCTCGCCCCCGAACAACGCCATGATCAAACGATTGAATTAGTGGTGGCCTTGATGCTCGCCAGCGCCAACACCACGCCACTGGTGATTTTATGGGATGATGCTCATTGGATCGATGCCTCATCGCGCCAATTGCTTGAACGTTTGGCCAAGCATGCACATCAGGCCGCGATAGCCTTGCTGATTGGTTCGCGCACCAAGGGCTTAAGTGCCATGACCTGGCCTGAGCAAACTGTGCATCTTGAGTTAAGCGAATTGAGCATGCCCGAAAGCGAAGCCCTCGCCAGCGCAATTATTGGCCATGCACCATTGCCAACGGCCTTGCTCGAACGCTGGCGACGCAGCGATGAACGCTTTTTCAATCCACAAGGCAATCCATTTTTCATTGAAGAGATGATGCGCAGCTTGATTCAACAAGGTGTGATTGTTGAAACTGCGGCGGGCTGGGATTTACGCGGCGAACTCGATAGCTTGCCAACCACGATTGAGGGTGTCATTACCGCACGCTTGGATCGATTGGATAATCGGATTCGCGAAACAGTGCAAGTGGCCTCGGTAGTTGGGCGACGCTTTGAACTGAATATTTTGCGTGGCATTACCAACGACGACGATTTAGTTAATCAAATGGATCGCTTGACCAATGCTGATGTGGTGTTGCCCGACCATATTGCCGCCGAACTGGCCTATTTATTCAAACATACATTAACTCGCGATGTGGCCTACGAAGGCATTCTGTATGCCCGCCGGCGCGAATTACATCGACGGGTGGCTGCGCGGATTCAAGAAGTTTATCGGCAAAACCTAGTTGATGTTCTGCCGATTTTGGCTCGCCATTATGCGCGGGCTGAGGCTTGGCATGAAGCAGTACGCTATTATCGCGAAGCTGGGATCGCCTCGCAAAAACGTTATTACAACGCCGAGGCATGTGCCCATTATCGTGATGCCCTTGAGTTATTGCCAAATCTGAGTGCCTTTGATCGCTCGTTGGAGCAAGAACTAACTGAGCGTTTGGGCTATGTCACGATGCAAGCTGGCGATTATGCTGAAGCCCTACCAATTCTCGCTCAAGCCCAAAGCCAATTACGCCAAAGCAGCGTGTATAGTAGTAGCCGCGAAGCACGGATTTTGCGCCATATCACCACAATTTACGAGCGGCGCGGCGAATACGAACCAGCCTTCGAGCATCTGCAACAAGCGCTTGATTTGTTGGGCGAAAGTCAATCGGCGGAGCGAGTACGAGCCTTGTTGCTTGGCTCGGGGCTGCATCAGCGCCAAGGTCGTTATCATGAAACGATTACCTGGGCCGAGCAAGCCTTAGCAATTGCCGAACAATTAAATGCCCAACCAGAACAAGCCCGTGCCTATTTGCTGATTGGCGGAACCCATCGCGTGCTTGGCTCGCGTGAGCAGGCCGTCGGCTATTTAGCCAAATCGATCGAACTGTATCAGGCAGTCAACGACATTTCGCGTTTGGCCGATGCCTATAACAACGCCGCGATCAACTTTAGCGATCTTGAACAATGGGAGGAATCAATCGCCCTATATCAGGCTGCTTTGAACATCAAAAAGACCATCAATGATAGTTATGGTCAAGCCCTTGTTAGCCTCAACCTTGGTGAGTTATATCGCAAGACTCAGCAATTTGACCAAGCTTTAGAGACCTTCAACCAAAGTTTACAGCTTTGGAACAAACTTAACTCCAAGCTTGGAGCCGCCGTCACCCAGATGAATATGGGCAACACGCTGTTTGCTCAAGGCCAAAGCGCCACCGCTGAATCCATGCTTGATCGCAGCCGCGCTATTTTTGATGAAATCCATGTCGATTCATTTTTACCCGAGCTGTATCGGATTTATGCTGAACTTTTTTATAGCCGCCACAACTATGCCAAAGCCTTAGATTATTGTGATTTTGCCTTGGAACAGGCTCGCCAACATTCAGCCAAAGCCGATGAAGGCCTAGCCCAACTGACTCAAAGTAAGATTCTGCTGGCCTTAGACCATTATGATCCAGCTCTACATGCTGCGGAACAAGCACTCCAGTTGTTGCAAGAATGCGATAACCAAGCTGATGTTGAACGCTGTTTGGAGCAACTGATCGCTCTGACCCAGACCAATGATCCGCAGCGCATGGCTGATTATCAGAATCAACTAGACCAGTTAACCAAGGCATAGCAACAGATTTTCGCGATGGAGGGTTTATGCGTCGTTTCAGTAAAGTCCGCTTACTGGGAATATGGGTTTTGCTGCTAAGTTTGACGGCTTATCAGCGAACTCCCAATAGTTCGGCTCAAGTGCTTCGCAGCCTTGTGCCAGTGCCCGAAATCGAATCAAACGATGCCTGGCAAAATGCCCATGATCTGACCAGTAGTTGTTTATGGCCGAGCATTACGATTTGTGATGTAACGGGCGAGCTTGATGATGGCGAGGACTTAGATTGGTACAAAATTACGGTGCGACCTGCAACCACCTTGTCAATTAGCCTCACCGATACCTTTGGCGATTATCAAGTTGCTTTATTTTATGATTTGGGCCAACCTATCACCCAAACTGGCCATGTGTCGCTAGGCAACCTGAACGCGATTGGCAACCTGAACGCGATTGGCAACCTGAACGCGATTGGCAACCTGAACGCGATTGGCAACCTGAACGCGATTGGCAACCTGAACGCGATTGGCTCAAATGGCTATTCCGATGCCAGCATCAATAGTTTTTTATGGACACCTGGTTTTTATTATGTACTGGTCTATCCGCTTGATGAAGATCAATCGGGTGATTACAACTTGGCAATTGAAGCAGCATTTGATCAAAATTTGACTAAACCTTTGCCAATTCCCTTTATGATTAACCAAAGTGAGCCACCGGATTGCAAACGCTCGCTCTATATTACCAATAGCGATT comes from Chloroflexota bacterium and encodes:
- a CDS encoding tetratricopeptide repeat protein, with protein sequence MSIQPPSSEFASLLRQVQQAEVMPTQTQLDDVYRQLDQRIQQLQRYVPDPIVQRLKHGELPIPYGERWLGSLLFADLSGFTALSESLTRLGKEGAEQVTSIINRLFNQLVADIEAHGGALIKFGGDAVTAFFDQTKLGEQHALYAAHAAQAMQASMATLGKIQIRAGQFNLTLRIGVHSGEAFAALLGDQQHAELMLTGIAVNLVARAQELARPGEVVCSKETMRLLGLPTDPMNPFTALTTALEHPPYQATSQAPSIPQTITLADVQALASIYAGIQRLLPQRMSEEQLLSNAASRTGEIRLVTIVFAHIAPFSTIVELCNDASATQLLNHYYQRMQQIVNHYGGVVNKLDMAADGDKLLAIFGAPIANENDTELAVRTGLDMQSAMNEINALIQQHDPRLPLLDQQIGINQGHVFAGIVGSETRREYTVMGDPVNTAVRLMSVCRYGEVLASPTIKRLTSHAFAYETLPALPLKGKSQPIEPARVDRAYNVRRETMRADLVGRVQELEQLATISIQALQGQGQIINIFGEAGIGKSRLLEELLSRLSLASFDPSLNVPEFMPITIECQLYEQTTPFASASEVLRQVLRLSSSLNGERLVQVISQRVNRLVPELERFLPLLSDILHVSLAENELTQALAPEQRHDQTIELVVALMLASANTTPLVILWDDAHWIDASSRQLLERLAKHAHQAAIALLIGSRTKGLSAMTWPEQTVHLELSELSMPESEALASAIIGHAPLPTALLERWRRSDERFFNPQGNPFFIEEMMRSLIQQGVIVETAAGWDLRGELDSLPTTIEGVITARLDRLDNRIRETVQVASVVGRRFELNILRGITNDDDLVNQMDRLTNADVVLPDHIAAELAYLFKHTLTRDVAYEGILYARRRELHRRVAARIQEVYRQNLVDVLPILARHYARAEAWHEAVRYYREAGIASQKRYYNAEACAHYRDALELLPNLSAFDRSLEQELTERLGYVTMQAGDYAEALPILAQAQSQLRQSSVYSSSREARILRHITTIYERRGEYEPAFEHLQQALDLLGESQSAERVRALLLGSGLHQRQGRYHETITWAEQALAIAEQLNAQPEQARAYLLIGGTHRVLGSREQAVGYLAKSIELYQAVNDISRLADAYNNAAINFSDLEQWEESIALYQAALNIKKTINDSYGQALVSLNLGELYRKTQQFDQALETFNQSLQLWNKLNSKLGAAVTQMNMGNTLFAQGQSATAESMLDRSRAIFDEIHVDSFLPELYRIYAELFYSRHNYAKALDYCDFALEQARQHSAKADEGLAQLTQSKILLALDHYDPALHAAEQALQLLQECDNQADVERCLEQLIALTQTNDPQRMADYQNQLDQLTKA